In Leptospira perdikensis, a single genomic region encodes these proteins:
- a CDS encoding ABC transporter ATP-binding protein produces the protein MASVVLENLSKDYHGFSKPWKRILAGLSFGYFGIDSKFTALQSIDLKVGPGEILGIIGRNGAGKSTLLKLITGVISKDKGNLVVNGSVRALLELSVGFNPELSGEENVYFNGLVWGYKPSEIKELTDSIFEFAELNEFRNSPLKNYSSGMAMRLGFSLATAKRPDILIVDEALAVGDASFQQKCLKRIDEFSKSGSCILVVSHDLGLISYFCTRAVLLNKGSLLLDGSPKAVIEEYMHVLAGATEPSSVQASESIRDIHIALNDPKGQETRHHFLGEKATLRIEFQTTKPIIDGTIGFHIDNEKGIRIFGTNSHHLGYQNLNFPMGERSIVEFQFPIQFSEGKYSLGVSIHKGESHIEGSYFWGESVFDFEVERGKIGKFVGICHLPTEFAVQTRPKSN, from the coding sequence ATGGCCTCTGTTGTTTTAGAAAATCTTTCTAAGGACTACCATGGATTTTCAAAACCTTGGAAACGAATCCTTGCGGGACTTAGTTTTGGTTACTTTGGAATTGACTCTAAATTTACCGCCTTACAATCAATCGATTTAAAAGTTGGGCCTGGTGAAATTTTAGGGATCATCGGTAGAAATGGTGCAGGGAAATCTACACTTCTAAAATTGATCACAGGTGTTATCAGTAAAGATAAAGGGAATCTTGTCGTAAATGGCTCGGTTCGTGCTCTTCTTGAGTTAAGTGTAGGTTTTAATCCAGAACTTTCTGGAGAAGAAAATGTCTATTTTAATGGTCTGGTTTGGGGTTACAAACCATCTGAGATCAAGGAACTTACAGATTCTATTTTTGAATTCGCTGAGTTAAATGAGTTTCGAAATTCTCCTTTAAAGAACTATAGCTCGGGAATGGCAATGCGACTTGGGTTCAGTCTTGCCACTGCCAAACGCCCTGATATCTTAATTGTGGATGAAGCCTTAGCTGTAGGAGACGCTAGTTTCCAACAAAAATGTCTCAAACGGATCGATGAATTTTCGAAGTCTGGATCTTGTATTTTGGTTGTGAGTCATGATCTTGGACTTATCTCCTACTTTTGTACGAGAGCTGTTCTTTTAAATAAAGGTAGTTTGTTACTTGATGGAAGTCCGAAGGCAGTGATCGAAGAGTATATGCACGTGTTAGCTGGCGCGACGGAACCTTCCTCGGTTCAAGCATCCGAATCCATTCGGGACATTCATATTGCCCTTAACGACCCTAAGGGGCAAGAAACACGCCATCACTTCCTTGGAGAAAAAGCTACCCTCCGGATCGAATTTCAAACTACTAAGCCAATCATTGATGGAACCATCGGTTTCCATATTGATAACGAAAAGGGAATCCGAATTTTTGGAACCAACTCACACCATTTGGGATATCAAAATTTAAACTTCCCAATGGGTGAGAGATCCATTGTCGAATTCCAATTTCCCATTCAGTTTAGCGAAGGAAAATACAGTTTAGGGGTTTCCATCCACAAAGGTGAGTCTCATATCGAGGGGAGTTATTTTTGGGGTGAATCCGTTTTTGATTTTGAAGTGGAACGAGGAAAAATCGGAAAATTTGTCGGTATTTGTCATCTTCCAACAGAATTTGCCGTTCAAACCCGTCCCAAATCAAATTAG
- a CDS encoding UDP-glucose dehydrogenase family protein has translation MKVCVVGTGYVGLVAGTCFAEYGNEVICIDKDEKKINDLKKGIIPIYEPGLTELVERNHKEGRLQFSTSLKDGVEASEFVFIAVGTPTSDNGSADLRFVFAVAEEVGKTMNGYKIIVDKSTVPVGTADQVKAIVAKNTKHPFDVVSNPEFLKEGAAIDDFMRPERVVIGAESDVAAKKMSELYSPFVLNGNPIITMSIRSAELTKYACNAFLATKISFVNEIANLCDALGANYDDVRKGMGTDSRIGRQFLYAGIGYGGSCFPKDVRALLRTAEEVNAPMHIIQSVEDVNEKQKTRLTDKIFEHFKSTDMKGKTFGIWGLSFKPGTDDMREAPSIPLIYELHKNGAKIQVFDPASMETSKYYFDGKVEYKKDAYSALQDADAMLLLTEWREFREPDFNKIKSLLKSPLVFDGRNQYKPTLMNELGFTYYSIGNR, from the coding sequence ATGAAAGTTTGTGTGGTCGGAACCGGATATGTGGGCCTCGTTGCAGGAACCTGTTTTGCTGAATATGGCAATGAAGTCATTTGTATTGATAAAGATGAAAAGAAAATTAACGACCTGAAAAAAGGTATCATTCCCATTTATGAGCCTGGACTCACGGAACTTGTGGAAAGAAACCACAAAGAAGGAAGATTACAATTTTCCACTTCACTGAAAGATGGTGTCGAAGCTTCAGAGTTTGTGTTTATCGCGGTAGGTACACCTACATCGGATAACGGCTCCGCAGACCTACGATTTGTTTTTGCTGTGGCAGAAGAAGTCGGTAAAACAATGAATGGATACAAAATCATTGTAGATAAATCAACAGTTCCTGTGGGAACCGCTGACCAAGTAAAAGCCATTGTTGCAAAAAACACAAAACACCCGTTTGACGTTGTTTCCAATCCAGAGTTCTTAAAAGAAGGTGCTGCGATTGATGACTTCATGCGTCCAGAACGCGTTGTTATCGGAGCTGAGTCCGACGTCGCTGCTAAAAAAATGAGCGAACTTTATTCTCCTTTTGTATTAAACGGAAATCCAATCATCACAATGAGCATTCGTTCCGCGGAGCTCACAAAATATGCATGTAACGCATTTCTTGCGACAAAAATTTCCTTTGTCAATGAAATCGCAAATCTTTGCGATGCACTTGGTGCTAACTATGATGATGTTAGAAAAGGAATGGGAACTGACTCGAGAATTGGGCGCCAGTTTTTATATGCAGGGATTGGTTATGGTGGATCTTGTTTTCCAAAAGATGTAAGAGCCCTTCTTCGCACAGCAGAGGAAGTGAATGCACCGATGCATATCATTCAGTCTGTAGAAGATGTAAACGAAAAACAAAAAACTCGTTTAACTGACAAAATTTTTGAACATTTCAAATCAACAGATATGAAAGGTAAAACTTTTGGTATTTGGGGTTTATCTTTTAAGCCAGGAACAGATGATATGCGAGAAGCTCCATCGATCCCTCTTATTTATGAACTACATAAAAATGGAGCTAAGATCCAAGTGTTTGATCCGGCTTCAATGGAAACATCGAAGTATTATTTTGATGGAAAGGTCGAATACAAAAAGGATGCATACTCTGCTCTCCAAGACGCAGATGCTATGTTGTTATTAACGGAATGGAGAGAGTTTAGAGAACCTGATTTTAATAAGATTAAGAGTCTATTAAAAAGTCCGTTAGTTTTCGACGGAAGAAACCAATACAAACCAACTCTTATGAATGAGTTAGGATTTACTTATTATTCTATCGGAAATCGATAA
- a CDS encoding thioredoxin fold domain-containing protein translates to MVRKILPVLFFLFASALFSESPWGSSIQKGFETAKQDKKFIIVDVFADWCTYCLVLEKEIFPDPEVSRVLDSFVRVRLDGEEFPNLRKKYNIEGYPTILFLDGDGNYVTKISGLATKEDILNISKRILQEPNIESYLKTELRRNVNSPDIHFRLGLLYFQNKDFEKAESQFTETIQKSKTLPLLKESAHFNLNLVKSIHGPKESAVKSWKEYLELYPTSNRKITAKLYYGLTLKDAGESKLAKSILTEIKPQLTTDTDKSMCNEALSEIERGF, encoded by the coding sequence ATGGTTCGTAAGATTCTGCCTGTTTTATTCTTTCTTTTCGCGAGCGCTTTGTTTTCTGAATCCCCTTGGGGGAGTTCCATCCAAAAGGGATTTGAAACAGCAAAACAAGATAAAAAATTTATCATTGTGGATGTATTTGCGGATTGGTGCACCTACTGTTTGGTTTTAGAAAAAGAAATTTTCCCAGATCCGGAAGTCAGTCGTGTATTAGATAGCTTCGTAAGAGTTCGGTTAGACGGAGAGGAATTTCCCAATCTTCGAAAGAAATACAATATCGAAGGTTACCCTACGATTCTATTTTTAGATGGGGATGGAAATTATGTGACTAAAATTTCCGGGTTAGCAACAAAAGAAGATATACTGAACATCTCAAAAAGAATCCTTCAAGAACCAAATATTGAGTCCTATCTCAAAACGGAACTGAGACGGAACGTAAACAGTCCAGACATCCACTTTCGATTGGGTTTGTTGTATTTCCAAAACAAAGACTTTGAGAAAGCAGAATCCCAGTTCACAGAAACCATCCAAAAATCCAAAACTTTGCCTCTATTAAAAGAAAGTGCACATTTTAATCTAAACCTGGTCAAATCCATTCATGGTCCGAAGGAATCTGCCGTAAAATCCTGGAAAGAATATTTAGAACTATATCCAACATCCAATCGCAAAATTACTGCTAAACTGTATTATGGGTTGACTTTAAAAGATGCGGGTGAATCAAAACTTGCGAAATCAATCCTGACAGAGATCAAGCCACAACTAACAACCGATACAGATAAATCGATGTGTAACGAAGCTTTGTCAGAAATTGAGAGAGGATTTTAG
- the hisE gene encoding phosphoribosyl-ATP diphosphatase, translated as MEFLLKLEELLRKRKEELPEKSYTAELFRDGVDRILKKIGEEAGEVIIAAKNPNEKELIHEIADLVFHLEVLMVEKGISLSTIAKELEKRHS; from the coding sequence ATGGAATTTTTACTGAAACTGGAAGAACTGCTACGCAAACGTAAGGAAGAATTGCCAGAAAAATCTTATACTGCAGAACTTTTCCGCGATGGTGTTGACCGCATTCTCAAAAAAATTGGTGAGGAAGCTGGAGAGGTCATCATAGCGGCAAAAAATCCCAATGAAAAAGAACTCATTCATGAAATTGCGGACTTGGTATTTCATTTAGAAGTATTGATGGTGGAAAAAGGAATTAGCCTCTCTACCATCGCAAAAGAACTGGAAAAACGCCACAGTTAA
- the lpxK gene encoding tetraacyldisaccharide 4'-kinase → MKIFLYLLYPLSWLYQFLFWWIQRGITSFQLPNVLVISVGNLTVGGTGKTPFVQYLVRFFNTVYPGYAVTILSRGYKAEKSEVGAILPNGLSPQLFGDEPSQHKEMFPDVQVIIGRDRKKSFLLYNQIQSPKHIVILDDGFQHKALYRDFDFVLLDANSPFGNGFTIPLGFLREPIRHSKRADAIVFTKLTFQNRIHLDQYKKSLRKIEKTIPIFCSKFESSVWKVQIDQNLNYEPFKLMPGLKYFLVTGVGNPENVYETAKSNLLSESIRTKYFSDHFEFSATALISLLKEIQIGEFLITTEKDWIKIRTDIGFLAGLKRKNITVLVLMIQVSVEEDKKLESMLVDLVSTYEAKIDQASKI, encoded by the coding sequence ATGAAGATATTCCTGTACTTACTGTACCCTCTCAGTTGGCTTTACCAATTTCTTTTTTGGTGGATACAAAGAGGGATTACTTCTTTCCAACTGCCTAATGTTTTAGTCATCAGTGTCGGTAATCTCACAGTAGGAGGGACTGGCAAAACTCCTTTTGTTCAATATTTAGTTCGCTTTTTTAATACAGTATACCCTGGTTATGCGGTCACAATTTTATCTAGAGGGTATAAAGCAGAAAAAAGCGAAGTAGGAGCAATCTTACCTAATGGACTTTCTCCGCAGTTATTTGGGGATGAACCAAGCCAACATAAAGAAATGTTTCCCGATGTACAAGTAATCATCGGAAGAGATAGAAAAAAATCTTTCCTACTTTATAATCAAATTCAATCTCCAAAACATATTGTTATCTTGGATGACGGATTCCAACACAAAGCTCTCTATCGGGATTTTGATTTTGTCCTCTTGGATGCGAATTCTCCTTTTGGGAATGGGTTCACAATTCCTTTGGGATTTTTACGTGAACCTATTCGTCATAGTAAAAGAGCAGATGCGATTGTATTTACTAAGTTAACTTTTCAGAACAGAATTCATTTAGATCAGTATAAAAAAAGTTTAAGAAAGATAGAAAAGACCATACCAATTTTTTGTTCGAAATTTGAATCCTCCGTATGGAAAGTTCAGATCGATCAAAACTTAAATTACGAACCGTTTAAACTTATGCCGGGTTTAAAATACTTTTTGGTGACTGGGGTTGGAAACCCAGAGAATGTATACGAAACTGCAAAATCTAATTTGTTATCGGAATCCATTCGAACTAAATACTTTTCAGATCATTTTGAATTTTCTGCTACTGCATTGATCTCTTTGTTGAAAGAAATACAAATCGGTGAATTTTTAATAACTACAGAAAAAGACTGGATTAAAATAAGAACGGATATCGGTTTTTTAGCAGGATTGAAAAGAAAAAACATTACTGTATTAGTTCTAATGATTCAGGTTTCTGTAGAAGAGGATAAAAAACTTGAATCTATGTTAGTTGATCTCGTTTCCACATACGAAGCAAAAATCGATCAGGCCTCAAAGATTTAG
- the mnmC gene encoding FAD-dependent 5-carboxymethylaminomethyl-2-thiouridine(34) oxidoreductase MnmC, producing the protein MNVKEKTAVVVGAGIAGASICLSLKERNIKTILIDSDSGPAKHASGNPIGVVYPFLTKHKTAESEFSLAAFQYFLSIWEKFHLKDLVPHVDGIYYLMDTKETYDRYSHSIISHQIPNHIAKESVEPFSNSPALFFPEGKSVSPVDLTKQILILANPRIEYSCKLLTWEESKQNSKLQILCKTSNEEIHCDYLFLSQGYQFTEDVHLNWVPLKKVRGQILQIPEQKPTNKYGILFGDYITPPIAGYQVLGATFDEFKLEQESRPEESELMWKTLLQKLPELTSKWEPQNPRLFSTRVSYRTQSQDRSPIVGKLPNISKIDLSIKYQNALRSGEKEMKIPYYESVGILNGLGSRGLTHSLYSAEILVSSILGEPNLLPEKISKSLRPDRFLLRMWKRDQLT; encoded by the coding sequence ATGAACGTAAAAGAAAAAACAGCAGTTGTTGTTGGAGCAGGAATTGCTGGTGCTAGCATTTGTTTGTCGCTAAAAGAGAGGAATATCAAAACTATTTTAATTGATTCTGACTCAGGCCCAGCAAAACATGCTAGCGGGAATCCAATTGGAGTTGTATATCCATTTCTCACCAAACACAAAACAGCCGAATCTGAATTTTCACTGGCAGCTTTTCAGTACTTTCTATCCATTTGGGAAAAATTTCATCTAAAAGATCTTGTCCCTCATGTAGATGGAATTTATTATCTTATGGATACAAAAGAAACGTATGATCGTTATTCTCACTCAATTATTTCTCATCAAATCCCGAACCATATCGCAAAAGAGAGTGTTGAACCATTTTCAAATTCCCCCGCTCTATTTTTTCCCGAAGGGAAATCCGTTTCCCCAGTAGATCTTACAAAACAAATCCTTATATTAGCAAACCCACGAATCGAATATTCCTGTAAGTTACTAACTTGGGAAGAATCAAAGCAAAACTCGAAACTACAGATTCTCTGTAAAACCTCTAACGAAGAAATTCATTGTGACTATTTATTTCTGAGTCAAGGTTATCAATTTACAGAAGATGTTCACCTAAATTGGGTACCTTTAAAAAAAGTGCGCGGACAAATTTTACAGATTCCTGAGCAAAAACCGACAAATAAATATGGTATTTTGTTTGGTGACTACATCACACCACCGATCGCAGGGTATCAAGTATTAGGGGCCACATTTGATGAATTCAAATTAGAACAAGAGTCGAGGCCAGAAGAATCTGAGTTAATGTGGAAAACCTTACTACAAAAATTACCAGAACTTACTTCTAAATGGGAACCACAAAACCCTCGTTTGTTTTCCACTAGAGTGAGCTACAGAACACAATCTCAAGATCGTAGCCCCATTGTCGGGAAATTACCAAATATCTCGAAAATCGATTTATCAATTAAATATCAAAACGCACTAAGAAGCGGAGAAAAAGAAATGAAAATCCCATACTACGAATCCGTAGGAATTCTGAACGGACTTGGATCAAGAGGGCTCACCCATTCTTTATATTCTGCGGAGATCTTGGTTTCATCAATTTTGGGAGAACCAAATCTTTTGCCCGAAAAAATTTCTAAATCTTTGAGGCCTGATCGATTTTTGCTTCGTATGTGGAAACGAGATCAACTAACATAG
- the mnmD gene encoding tRNA (5-methylaminomethyl-2-thiouridine)(34)-methyltransferase MnmD, which yields MSKLFDDIYFSKQGGFEESHYVFVAGNEIESKLDQKNLTTLYIGELGFGSGLNLFVTLDTWKSFKNPTSVEFVSLEGYPLTEDILLTLNKSYPNKNLWSEDLIRSYENAISVWRKTQIENLWTYSWDHNDNGSRFTLKVFLGDISVCLPHFPPIQAWYLDGFSPGKNPDMWSLDTLKIMREKSMPGTSFATFSSAGFLRRNLTELGFVVKKKKGFGRKREMISGLL from the coding sequence GTGTCCAAATTGTTTGATGATATTTATTTTTCTAAACAAGGTGGCTTTGAAGAATCCCATTATGTATTTGTGGCTGGGAACGAAATTGAATCTAAGCTGGATCAGAAAAATTTAACCACTTTATATATTGGTGAATTGGGATTTGGATCAGGACTCAATCTGTTTGTTACTTTGGATACCTGGAAATCATTCAAAAACCCAACCTCTGTTGAATTTGTCAGTTTGGAAGGGTACCCACTAACAGAAGATATACTCTTAACTCTGAACAAAAGTTATCCAAACAAAAACCTTTGGTCCGAAGATTTAATTCGTTCTTATGAAAATGCAATCAGCGTTTGGAGAAAAACCCAGATTGAGAATCTTTGGACTTATTCTTGGGACCACAATGACAATGGGAGTCGGTTCACATTAAAAGTTTTTTTGGGGGACATTAGCGTTTGCCTTCCTCATTTCCCTCCGATTCAAGCTTGGTATTTAGATGGATTTTCACCAGGAAAAAATCCGGATATGTGGTCACTTGATACTTTAAAAATAATGCGTGAAAAATCTATGCCCGGAACCAGCTTTGCGACATTTTCCTCAGCAGGATTTTTACGAAGAAACCTCACCGAACTAGGGTTTGTTGTCAAAAAGAAAAAAGGATTTGGAAGGAAACGGGAAATGATTTCCGGTTTATTATAA